caggtttgaaacaacataaattatgacagaatttttgtttttgggtgCACTAGCAATTTTAAGTAAACATTTACAGACAATAAACACAATTCTCCATGCCACTACGAAGATAATATATGAAAGTAGCAAAATAGACTGTTATCTTGACTATAACAAGACTGGACACCATAGAGCACAAGTAACACTATATCACAAATTCGGTGCTGTTTTGTGTAACTTGAGCTTTCCTTCCACAGAACGCTTGTGGAAATTTGATcacgattaattgcatttaCTAATCATTGAACTCTATGAGGACAAAGCAGCGTCAGAAATCCCATTCAAACACTAGTCACACAGAATGTCCTCTAGGTGCCAACAGACAGGTAGATTAATAAAGGGTGATTAACATACACAGTAACACCATATTATAATTTGGTGTCATAAATATTTCAAAAGCTACTATAAAGAAAAATTTCaaccattaataaatgctttcgTCAGTTAGCCCCAGGATGCCTAGCAGCAACGCATTCTACAGAGTATAAATTCTAACACACAGGTATAATATTGAATCACAGTTTTCAGACAGATTTCATTATTGTATAAGAACATTTAGTGCTATAAGGAGTGAGGTTTGGGTTTGTACATCCATTTGTAATAATGACGTTATGTGCTGGGATGTTTTTGTAGAACAAGGCAGGATATTAGTTTTTGTGCTGGTATAACGCAACAAAAGGCAAAGTGGTATAATAGATGTAAAGGGAGTGCATGTGTACGCAATCACATTTGAATAATAAAGCTAGAGGTGTATTAATTGATCTTTTTCCTCTCTAtaactaaatatttaattgtttcTTTTATAAGTTATCATTTAATAATTGGTTACTTactttatttttctctctataCTCTTATCCACTATAATCATTCACATAATATGAGCTTACTCTGGTCTATGCATCTCTCTTTTGGTATCATTCAGAAACCAGTTCAAAATCTAAGCTTGAATCTTTTCAGATTCAGAATTAGTGGGAGGGTAAAAACCACTAAGTCCCTCCTCATCCACAATAGAAGCCTCTCCCCCAACAGATAACCCCTCTTCCTCCAGCACGGTCACTTGTGAAAGTTGAATGTGGTCTCTTTTGGTAGCAGAGGGCATCTGATTGGTCCGTTCCAATTTGCGGTGTTTGCGCATCTCTGGCGGAGGGTCTTTCATAGTGAAGACATCCTTGATTCGCTCCATGCATACGTTAGCAGCTTCTCGAGTCTCCCTCGAGAGCTGTGACAGGCTGAGGAAGCCATGAGGAAGGTCATCCACGACGCATAGGGTCACTGGCTGACCGACATTTCGGAGCCTTTTGGCAAACATCACAGAGTCGTCTAGCATGGGGTCCAGATGACAGGCCTGAGAAAAGGGGGATAAAGAGGAGTCTCAAACTTaggcaaacaaaaaaaatgaagtacCAAGCACATCTTTGATCAATCTTACCACTATGTGTATGGGAGGTAGTCCCTTTAGCATGCTGTCTGGAGCCAGAAGGGGGGACATGTAGGGGTTTCTGACGATGGGAGAACTCTGTACGTTCATTTCTGCTAATTGCTCTGAGCGCAGAGGCTCAAAGCCGTCTGGAAACTCCCGGGGTTCCTCGGAGTCCTCCTCACCACCAGGGGGTGGAATGGCCACAGTAGAAAAGGATTCTGACACAGCGGGATCCACCTCTTTGCAAAGGAAGAAACTTACATCCTCGGGCTAGGACAGAGGTGGAGGTAAATAAGATATGAACATGAGGCGACAAGGTTCATCCAGGGCTGATGAACAAAGTGAAACATTACCATGACCTGAGCTGTTTGAATTTCAAACATTCCTGCATAATGAGTATTATGTTAAAAATTGGGGTCGGTATTTGAtcacacatacagaaacagtaatattttgaaagattattacaatttaaaataactgttttctatttcaatgtattttaaaatgtcatttattcctgtgatggcaaagctgaattttcagcatcattactccagtcttcagtgtcacatgatccttcagaaatcattctaatatgctgatttgctgctcaagaaacatttcttattatcatcaatgttgaaaacagtcgtgctgcttttatttgttgaaactgtgatacatGTTTTATTTCGTTTATTATATAGGAAAGTGGACATTTGTAAGGAACATGGGGGAACGGAGATGGGGAATGGGTTCAGGAGAAGCTGAGATGACTCATTTGAAACAGGCAGTAAAAATTAGTGTTTCAAATCCAGCAATTATTCACACATCTGATGTCATCGTATCATGGGATTCTCAGCAGGATTTTAACACATACTTGAACAATGGCATACAAAATCCAAGTGACATCATTGCAGCATAATTCTTTGCACAGAGTTGCACAACTACTCTCCGCACTACCCTTTCCCAAGCTGGATAGAGAGGAATACAGTGAAATAATTGTGTAGATTCAAAAAAGCTCTGTGATTTATTTGCACACAGTGTTCCAGACTAAAATAACCAGATCAACAATTTACCGCAAGCTATTAAAATCAGGCAGCGTTAAGAGGCCAGTTAATTCTGTGCATTAGACAGCCTGCGTTCTGCCACAGCTCTGACTCTGATGCTAATTATGGCATAACAAACTCCTGTTTTTCTGCCACCAATGGCAATTTAATCCTCTGTACGAACATCTGTGCTGCACTCCAGCAAACATACCAGATTCTTACTAACAATGGGACTGTCTGTTATTTAAATGCGATGTTTGACTATGATAAAAGCAACACTGTTTAATTGTTGAAGGCTAGGTCATTCTCACTCTGGAGCAAATTAATCAGCGCAAATATTGGCATATGTTTCACATACTCATAAAGCCATGAAAACTAGCCTGATGGATGCTGTGTAGCAGAGATTGGCACCCTAGTAGAATGCAAATCAGTTAGATGATTAATATGACTCACTGTTGCAATCTGTAAAAGAGAGACCTTCGACACCAAGGGGGCTTTAGGAACATGGTGGAAACAGAAATTTGAATAAATCCTTCTAAAGCACAAGACGAGGAGCTGTACCTTGCTCTCGGGTGTCAGCGTGATGTCAAGGATGGAGCTGTGGTTGGTTGTGGTGGTGCTAAGGTGGTTGGCAGTCTGGCTATCGTTTTGCTGCACGTTGCTGTTAGCGTGGGTGCCCAAGTCCTGGCATGTCTGGCTCCTCTGAGACCCTTTCCCCTGGGAGTACTCAGACAGTTTGGCGGATACCGGAGGGTCTGTGTGAGGAGAGGTTAGAGACGCTTCTGAAACGCTCTTTCTCACAGAgtctgaaaagaaaaaaggggAGATATTTAGGACGTTTTTAGAGGAAATACTGacaatgaatgtcatttcaagGTCATCCTGGTGATGTGGATGTTTTAAAGTCACATATATTGACTGACGTTGCACTCCTGTTATTATTTTGTAAGATAATGTCTATGTGAGATATTAACAGGCCCAAAATGTGATGGTGGAAAAAGAAAACCAACAAAACTAAGGTAATCCTGAATTCCCAAAGCAAGTTCTAAGCAAGCTATCAGGAAGAGAAAAAAATTCCTCTTCAAAATCTTATAGAGAGCATATATGCTtccagaaacatttcttaatgcAAATATGTAGAAAGGCAAAATgagaaagtaaataaatataaaacgaTTACAAATGGACAGAGGGTAGGAATTTTAAGCAAAAGGGGTGGGGGATTACAAAGACCCTCACACAGACATTGGTGGAGGCTGTTGGCGAGGAAACAGTTGCCAGGGAGAGGTAAGGCATGTGACTGTCTGATGTGAAGTGCATGTGTGTGGCATTAAACAGACattcaggaaaatattaaggcCCTCAAACTACCATACAAACAGACAACTGACCAGCCACAACACAGCTGTCTTCCCCATAGCCATAATCTTGTGAAAAACTATTCTCAGCTATGCTGGCATAGTGAATGATGAATTCATGGCCATCATGAGGCAATTAGAATGCTTTGTGTTGTGTGTGACACCACACTAATGATGCCTTTTAGCCACAATGCATTGACATCCTGCACAGCCctactctttctctctctgtgtgagCTAATGAACTCAAATGATATGAGATCTTGGGTTGATAGTAGCCCATTTAAACCATTGACTTAAAAACCAACGAGAATGTGGCACAACGCAGTATGCGAAGCCATTAGAAAGGGCTTTGATTGATATGGTTATTTATCAGCATTTCAGTCAGCTGTGCGACTATGCAACCAAAACCAcaataaaacaagaataaaaatgcagataCAGTGAGAGGTGAGCATTTGTGACATCATTTTATTAGAAATGTGAAACATATCAGTACCATATCTATTATTGGCCAATATTAGAGTTTTTTAATTTATCACTATTGCATATTAAACTGTGCTCGCTCATTTCGATAACCTTTGCTGTCATCTAATCACATATTTAATAACACTCTGATATAATCTTTAGCACATATAAAACAATTCTTATACTATAATATTGTGATACCTTCagtgtttagtgttttatttttttattttcatatacaaaatagtatagaattttaatataattataacatatttaaagttatttaaaCAGTAATTGGTAGCAACCAACTGAAGCGGGGAAGGCGGGGCTGAACCACTGGTGTTGGAATATCATGGGGAAGATCATGACTTGCCGAGTTAGTAACAATTAATACTACTGTAGAGAGAAGAGGAAGGAATTGTGTAGTTGTGGCACAAAAGGCAATTGGGTTGTGGGACCTTGCATACATTAGCCTTCCAGGTATCCTTTAACAGCATGCTTAGATGATGGATACAGACTGAATCAGGGCCTCCGTTCAGAAGCATTCAGTCAGCACATGCTCTGAAGGACCACTTTCCACAAAACCATCTGTGGGTCACGCACCACAAGCTGGAGAATGAGTTCAGAAGCTACCACATATAGCTCTGAACAAATGGCTATTATCACCATGGAGCCAATTATATCAAGCAAAGCAGAGAGCTACGAGGGATTTGTGTGCCTTAATTTAAACCTAATTAAAACAGATCAAATAATTAGCCAGCTGCACTATTACAAAGGCATCATCATCAGTGTATGTAGGGATTATAATCATAAAAAGACATATTGATAATGCCGCCTTAGACACACTCGGCACAATGAGTACACTCTAAAACAAAATACACTCTATTTCAGCCCTATACATGTACCTGCACTCCCTTTATCCAGCAAAGAATGGATCCAGTTGGAGGCCCCCTGTTTGAAGTCTCGGAGCAGCAAGGCAGTATCTCTCCTCACCATGCTAAAAGTGCTCACCTTCTCCACCTGCTTCTCCACCTGTGGATCTGTGCCTACACACAGCAGAAAAGGACAAAGGGGAAAAAGCAAATAACATACAgtaggattaaaaaaaaaaaaaaatccaaatcgAATGTGTAggattcaatcaatcaatatataaacaaacaaacaaattaaaatgaaattaaaaacaatatataaaaatataaaataaaggaaatgacataaaaataaatattttaaattttgctttatttctagGCCAGTAATGAATTAACAAAATTTGAGACATGCATATGTACTAATTTGAATAAAAGGAGGCGTTCTTGCCAGTATTGGGGGTAACGTATTACAAGTAACCTGAGTTACGTATAATCAGATTACATtttccaagtaactagtaaagtaacgcattactttttcaatttacaacaaagtatctgttactttttcaaataagtaacgcagtgtgtgcgctgtgtgtaagaattatgattattgtaggtctagactaaatgtgaacatgtatttactcatctcacttccacaaaaacattcagcattcctcaaaatgtataaaaacagtgaaatgcaatctcagaattgtaTGCAAAACTGTAAATATGCATTATATTCAGCCTGACTGaggcttatttatttcacttttggtgcAAAATGgcctttaaattgatcaaaaacataactgtttttgttgttattgaaaaacaaacccattacttttcataaaaagtaactaagtaacacaattagatacattttttagggagtaacgcaatattgtaatgcattacttttaaaagtaactttccccaacactgattctTGCTTCTACTGAagcacaaaatgttttttgaagcaTTCTCAAATTATGCTGGAGAACATGTTCATTAGGTTTTACTAAATCTTGTGGAGATCATACAGCTTGAGTGTTGCTGTCATTAATGCAAAAAGGTGAGCAACTAAATGCTAAGACATGCTGATATTATAAtctgtaaaaaattaaaataacaaaaatatcaaaatagaaGCATTTTAGATACCATAGACATTAAATATCCAGTATTATAACAGAAAGACAATATTGTTAAAGTTCACCTGCAGAGGAAAGACAATACAAGCCGTGGGCCACTGATTTGACTTCACCATTACTATGATTGAAAACACTACTAATCGAATCATTTATAACAAAATACAAAGCAATTAATCTATTCCTGACGTGTGTGGCTTCACTTAACTTTACTTGTTGAAATCATTCATCATCATTAAGGTTTCTACACTCCCTAAATTGTGAATATGCTAAACTTTTACCAGCGATAAATTATGCGTCGGACCTGACCATTTCAGCTCGCTAATAACCCGAGTCACAACACAGCACTAATTTTCATAAAATCCTATTACGGTTCCAGACTGACCTGCGTAAGCACTGAGGCAGCGTGAGAGAACACTGAGGGGTAACAGAGGGTCAATGAGGGTAAGCAGGCGGGATGGCGAGGCATACACGGTGAGCAGGGTGGCGGGGTACGCGGCGACGATGCCATCCGGCATGCGCACGCCGTGAGCAGCGGCCCGCATCGACACAGTCACACACAGGTTTCCTCCTGCGCTGTCACCGGCCAAACACACACGCTCACCGGTCCAACCTGAGGAAGAGAGGGGCCAACAGAAGAGATTTAGGAAGGAGGCGCAAAGCAGAAGATGAAGTAATGAGCAATAgatcaaataaaaaattatttagagaaTCAAGAAGACAAATACACTCTATATTTCTTAAATGAGGTCACATATTTATCACTGATGTGGTGTGGTTTTCACACCAAAGACACCGAAAGGGAATTATTAGAAGCGCGTGATCTGCGTGATGATCCTGAGATAGATAGCAGAGGTGAGAGAACACTGAATGATGAATATGTTTACGCTGCTGTAGTCAGACCGAGTGTGAGCTGAGTTTCAATAGGCATCTTTGTTCCCTGTGGGATCTCGACACCAGCACAGTACAACAGTATGACAGATCGTCAAGTCGTCCAATTTCACTTGTCTTGTACCTTAATCAGTTTTTTAAGGACTAATCAAATGACTGAATGATacaaaaattctgaaaaaaataaatacatttaaatttaaatgaataatgtaAAAAGCAGTCTGGTAGATGGATGATGCAATTACTATAAGTTGTATTCAGTGTTTCATTAAAGTggtaataaaactaataaaaat
The sequence above is drawn from the Megalobrama amblycephala isolate DHTTF-2021 linkage group LG13, ASM1881202v1, whole genome shotgun sequence genome and encodes:
- the lipeb gene encoding hormone-sensitive lipase isoform X2 codes for the protein MSSEEVMDTKAVFTALYDVCEENVAFFSGATKGQAGDAAQRLVDAMSTIQEHARSLEPVISGFAAIYHHFDFDPHIPANGYRSLVKVVRCCLLHIIHKGRYITSNRRSIFFRASHNAAEMEAYCSALCQLRALLYLAQRLLHDNSHGNLFFQEESGLSQSFLREYASMHKGCFYGRCVGFQFTPAIRPFLQSIAISLVAFGDNYKKHQSGIGVAASSFLTSGKYAIDPELRGQEYERITQNLDVHFWKTFWNVTETEVLSGLMSMTATTVKVNRALSVPPMPFDLPLVADPTHMVTVSPPAAHIGLGPVLMRLISYELREGQDSEKLLALCRSEGGPISLSLGLKPKRSPPSPWLVLHFHGGGFVAQTSKSHEPYLRSWSQDLNAPVLSVDYSLAPEAPFPRALEECFYAYCWAIKNHNLLGWTGERVCLAGDSAGGNLCVTVSMRAAAHGVRMPDGIVAAYPATLLTVYASPSRLLTLIDPLLPLSVLSRCLSAYAGTDPQVEKQVEKVSTFSMVRRDTALLLRDFKQGASNWIHSLLDKGSADSVRKSVSEASLTSPHTDPPVSAKLSEYSQGKGSQRSQTCQDLGTHANSNVQQNDSQTANHLSTTTTNHSSILDITLTPESKPEDVSFFLCKEVDPAVSESFSTVAIPPPGGEEDSEEPREFPDGFEPLRSEQLAEMNVQSSPIVRNPYMSPLLAPDSMLKGLPPIHIVACHLDPMLDDSVMFAKRLRNVGQPVTLCVVDDLPHGFLSLSQLSRETREAANVCMERIKDVFTMKDPPPEMRKHRKLERTNQMPSATKRDHIQLSQVTVLEEEGLSVGGEASIVDEEGLSGFYPPTNSESEKIQA